The following proteins are encoded in a genomic region of Xanthomonas citri pv. mangiferaeindicae:
- a CDS encoding RNA polymerase factor sigma-32 — translation MSTQTMTHALVANSLPIPSPLGSLDAYIGAVHQIPVLTVEEEQALAQRYRDHDDLDAARELVHSHLRFVVHVARGYNGYGLPLGDLIQEGNIGLMKAVKRFDPDVGVRLVSFAVHWIRAEMHEFILKNWRIVKVATTKAQRKLFFNLRKSKTRLGWLNAEEVRTVAADLNVSEREVLEMESRLSGRDIGFDAPAGEDDDNAPPAPVAYLVAQDEDPAQAYERSDSEADQLELLREGMAKLDARSRDIIRRRWLDDEHKVTLQELADEYGVSAERIRQVEANALKKMKALFAA, via the coding sequence ATGAGCACGCAGACCATGACCCACGCCCTGGTTGCCAACAGCCTGCCGATCCCCAGCCCGCTCGGTTCGCTCGATGCCTATATCGGCGCCGTGCACCAGATTCCGGTGCTGACGGTCGAAGAGGAGCAGGCGCTGGCGCAGCGGTATCGCGATCATGACGATCTCGATGCCGCGCGCGAGTTGGTCCATTCGCACCTGCGCTTCGTCGTCCATGTGGCCCGCGGTTACAACGGCTACGGATTGCCGCTGGGCGACCTGATCCAGGAAGGCAACATCGGCCTGATGAAGGCGGTCAAGCGCTTCGATCCGGACGTCGGTGTGCGACTGGTGAGCTTTGCCGTGCACTGGATCCGCGCCGAGATGCACGAGTTCATCCTCAAGAACTGGCGCATCGTGAAGGTCGCCACGACCAAGGCGCAGCGCAAGCTGTTCTTCAACCTGCGCAAGAGCAAGACCCGTCTGGGCTGGCTCAACGCCGAGGAAGTGCGCACCGTTGCCGCCGACCTCAACGTCTCCGAGCGCGAAGTGCTGGAGATGGAATCTCGCCTGTCGGGCCGCGACATCGGTTTCGATGCGCCCGCGGGCGAGGACGACGACAATGCGCCACCGGCGCCGGTCGCCTACCTCGTCGCGCAGGACGAGGACCCGGCGCAGGCCTACGAGCGCAGCGACAGCGAGGCCGACCAGCTCGAACTGCTGCGCGAAGGCATGGCCAAGCTCGACGCCCGCTCGCGCGACATCATCCGTCGCCGCTGGCTCGACGACGAGCACAAGGTGACGCTGCAGGAACTGGCCGACGAGTACGGCGTGTCCGCCGAGCGGATCCGCCAGGTCGAGGCCAACGCACTGAAGAAGATGAAGGCGTTGTTCGCGGCCTGA
- a CDS encoding zinc transporter ZupT yields MLDISSQHFLIALAVTTAAGLATGLGSLLVIFAKQPNARLLAFGLAFAAGAMVYVSLTEILDKSILAFTDAYGPQLGFTWGTFAFLGGLLFIVAIDKLVPNPHERLEVDDPYFREHNASYVKRVGLLTAIAITAHNFPEGLATFFATIENPGVGLPLAFAIAIHNIPEGIAIAVPVYFATNNKTYAFLACLLSGLAEPLGALIGYALLRPFLSEPVFGAVFGLIAGVMVFLALDELLPAAKRYAKGHETVYGLVTGMAALALSLVLFKW; encoded by the coding sequence ATGCTCGACATCTCCAGCCAGCACTTTTTGATCGCGCTCGCGGTCACCACCGCCGCTGGCCTGGCGACCGGCCTGGGCAGCCTGCTGGTGATCTTCGCCAAGCAGCCCAATGCGCGGCTGCTCGCATTCGGGCTCGCATTCGCGGCCGGCGCGATGGTCTATGTGTCGCTGACCGAGATCCTCGACAAGTCGATCCTCGCCTTCACGGACGCCTACGGTCCGCAGCTCGGCTTCACCTGGGGAACGTTCGCGTTCCTCGGCGGCCTGCTGTTCATCGTCGCCATCGACAAGCTGGTGCCCAACCCGCACGAGCGGCTGGAGGTCGACGACCCGTACTTCCGCGAGCACAACGCCAGCTACGTCAAACGCGTCGGCCTGCTGACGGCGATCGCGATCACCGCGCACAACTTTCCCGAAGGCCTGGCGACGTTCTTCGCCACGATCGAGAACCCCGGCGTCGGTCTGCCGTTGGCATTCGCCATCGCGATCCACAACATCCCCGAGGGCATTGCGATCGCAGTCCCGGTGTACTTTGCCACCAACAACAAGACCTACGCCTTCCTGGCCTGTCTGCTGTCGGGCCTGGCCGAGCCGCTGGGCGCCCTGATCGGCTACGCGCTGCTGCGCCCGTTCCTGTCCGAACCGGTGTTCGGTGCCGTCTTCGGGCTCATTGCCGGCGTCATGGTCTTCCTCGCACTCGACGAATTGCTGCCCGCCGCCAAGCGCTACGCCAAGGGCCACGAAACCGTCTACGGGTTGGTCACCGGCATGGCCGCACTGGCGTTGAGCCTGGTGCTGTTCAAGTGGTGA
- a CDS encoding valine--tRNA ligase: MPLAPSYDPGSFEARLYAEWEAGGVFAPQGDGPAYTILLPPPNVTGTLHMGHAFQHTLQDALVRYHRMRGYRTLWQMGTDHAGIATEMVVSRNLKLAGSSETRDSLGRERFIEKVWEWKAESGGTIERQMRRLGASGDWSRTTFTMDPQPSQAVVEAFVRLHEQGLIYRGQRLVNWDPVLKTAISDLEVVSEEEDGFLWEIRYPLADGATYEHIEIDADGHETLRETRDHLVVATTRPETMLGDTAVMVHPEDSRYAALIGKAVALPLTGRTIPVIGDAYVDRAFGTGVVKVTPAHDFNDYQVGQRHGLPTINLFTPDAALNDAAPERFRGMDRFEARKAVLAELEAEGLMLQARPHKLQVPRGDRTGQVIEPYLTDQWFVAMDGLAQRGLALVESGAVKFVPPNWTSTYRHWMENIQDWCISRQLWWGHRIPAWYDAAGNIYVARTEAEAREKAGLGPDVALTQDSDVLETWFSSGLWPIGTMGWPDTAAMDARGFAQFVPSSVLVTGFDIIFFWVARMIMLTDHLVGQVPFRDVYMTGLVRDKDGQKMSKSKGNVLDPLDIIDGITIEDLVAKRTTGLMKPKDAPKIEKATRKEFPEGIAAHGADPLRFTMAALAGPGRDIKFDLGRAEGYKNFCNKLWNATRFVLMNTEGFDAATADTAWPVTDTEKWILSRLDQAANEARTHFESYRFDLLAQTLYEFAWNQFCDWFVELAKPALLGTDQAAADSTRRTLLHVLESLLRLLHPLIPFVTEELWRQVAPRLGIADTTISLRPYPQADAQAVAAYSKADADVEWLKQMVSALRRIRSELGVSPSRQIVLLTREDHPLSTERLRRFDSQLRSLVRLERIDRLEGDPPPAATALVGEFALYVPLEGLVDLDAERTRLDKELKRVEGELAKCHGKLSNETFVKNAPMTVVEQERQRLADWTAQRDALAAQRARL; the protein is encoded by the coding sequence ATGCCTCTCGCCCCCAGCTACGACCCCGGTTCCTTCGAAGCCCGCCTGTACGCCGAGTGGGAGGCCGGCGGCGTGTTCGCGCCGCAGGGTGACGGCCCGGCTTACACGATCCTGCTGCCGCCGCCCAACGTCACCGGCACGCTGCACATGGGGCATGCGTTCCAGCACACGCTGCAGGACGCCCTGGTGCGCTATCACCGGATGCGCGGCTACCGCACGCTCTGGCAGATGGGCACCGACCACGCCGGTATCGCGACCGAAATGGTGGTCTCGCGCAACCTCAAGCTGGCCGGCAGCAGCGAGACCCGCGATTCGCTGGGGCGCGAGCGTTTCATCGAGAAGGTGTGGGAATGGAAGGCCGAGTCGGGTGGCACGATCGAGCGCCAGATGCGCCGATTGGGCGCCTCGGGCGACTGGTCGCGCACGACGTTCACGATGGACCCGCAACCGTCGCAGGCCGTGGTCGAGGCCTTTGTGCGCCTGCACGAGCAAGGCTTGATCTACCGTGGCCAGCGTCTGGTCAACTGGGATCCCGTGCTCAAGACCGCGATCTCCGACCTGGAGGTCGTCAGCGAAGAGGAAGACGGCTTCCTGTGGGAAATCCGCTACCCGCTGGCCGACGGCGCGACCTACGAGCACATCGAGATCGACGCCGACGGCCACGAGACATTGCGAGAGACGCGCGACCACCTGGTCGTGGCCACCACGCGGCCGGAAACGATGCTCGGCGACACCGCCGTGATGGTGCACCCGGAGGACTCGCGCTACGCAGCCCTGATCGGCAAGGCCGTGGCACTGCCGTTGACCGGCCGGACGATCCCGGTGATCGGCGACGCCTACGTCGACCGTGCATTCGGCACTGGCGTGGTCAAGGTGACCCCGGCGCACGACTTCAACGACTACCAGGTCGGCCAGCGCCACGGCCTGCCGACGATCAATCTGTTTACCCCCGACGCCGCGCTCAACGACGCGGCGCCCGAGCGCTTCCGCGGCATGGACCGCTTCGAGGCGCGCAAGGCCGTGCTCGCCGAACTCGAGGCCGAGGGGCTGATGCTGCAGGCGCGCCCGCACAAGCTGCAGGTGCCGCGTGGCGACCGCACCGGCCAGGTCATCGAGCCTTATCTGACCGACCAATGGTTCGTCGCGATGGACGGCCTGGCCCAGCGCGGCCTGGCGCTCGTGGAAAGCGGCGCCGTCAAGTTCGTCCCGCCGAACTGGACCAGCACCTATCGCCACTGGATGGAGAACATCCAGGACTGGTGCATCAGCCGCCAGCTGTGGTGGGGACACCGCATCCCGGCGTGGTACGACGCCGCCGGCAATATCTATGTCGCCCGCACCGAAGCCGAGGCGCGCGAGAAGGCGGGCCTGGGGCCGGACGTGGCGCTGACCCAGGACAGCGACGTGCTCGAGACGTGGTTCTCGTCCGGGCTGTGGCCGATCGGCACGATGGGCTGGCCGGACACGGCGGCGATGGACGCGCGCGGCTTCGCGCAATTCGTCCCTTCGAGCGTGCTGGTCACCGGCTTCGACATCATCTTCTTCTGGGTGGCACGGATGATCATGCTGACCGATCATCTGGTCGGCCAGGTGCCGTTCCGCGACGTCTACATGACCGGTCTGGTCCGCGACAAGGACGGCCAGAAGATGTCCAAGTCCAAGGGCAACGTGCTCGACCCGCTCGACATCATCGATGGCATCACGATCGAGGATCTGGTCGCCAAGCGCACCACGGGGCTGATGAAGCCCAAGGATGCGCCGAAGATCGAGAAGGCCACGCGCAAGGAGTTCCCCGAAGGCATCGCCGCGCATGGCGCCGATCCGCTGCGCTTCACGATGGCCGCGCTCGCGGGCCCCGGTCGCGACATCAAGTTCGACCTCGGCCGCGCGGAGGGCTACAAGAACTTCTGCAACAAGCTGTGGAATGCCACACGCTTCGTGCTGATGAACACCGAGGGCTTCGACGCTGCCACGGCCGATACCGCCTGGCCGGTGACCGACACCGAGAAGTGGATCCTGTCGCGACTCGACCAGGCCGCCAACGAAGCCCGTACGCATTTCGAGAGCTACCGCTTCGACCTGCTTGCGCAGACGCTCTACGAGTTCGCCTGGAACCAATTCTGCGACTGGTTCGTCGAGCTCGCCAAGCCCGCGCTGCTGGGCACCGACCAAGCGGCCGCCGACAGCACCCGCCGCACCCTGCTGCACGTGCTCGAATCGCTGCTGCGACTGCTGCATCCGCTGATTCCGTTCGTCACCGAGGAACTGTGGCGCCAGGTCGCGCCGCGGCTGGGCATCGCGGACACGACGATCTCGCTGCGTCCCTATCCCCAGGCCGACGCGCAGGCCGTGGCCGCGTACTCGAAGGCCGACGCCGATGTCGAATGGCTCAAGCAGATGGTCAGCGCCCTGCGCCGCATCCGCAGCGAACTGGGCGTTTCACCGTCGCGCCAGATCGTGCTGCTGACTCGGGAAGACCACCCGCTGTCGACCGAGCGGCTGCGTCGCTTCGACTCGCAGCTGCGCTCCCTCGTCCGCCTGGAGCGCATCGACCGCCTCGAAGGCGACCCGCCGCCGGCAGCCACGGCCCTGGTCGGCGAGTTCGCGCTGTACGTCCCGCTCGAAGGTCTGGTCGACCTCGATGCCGAACGCACGCGCCTGGACAAGGAACTCAAGCGCGTCGAAGGCGAACTGGCCAAGTGCCACGGCAAGCTGTCGAACGAGACCTTCGTCAAGAACGCCCCGATGACCGTGGTCGAACAGGAACGCCAGCGCCTGGCCGACTGGACCGCACAGCGCGACGCCCTCGCCGCACAACGCGCCCGGCTGTGA
- a CDS encoding DNA polymerase III subunit chi has protein sequence MRADFYLIAKPRFRDEPLRLVCELVRKAYAAQQWTLVLARDMAQAEMLDDMLWDMGEDDYIPHQIAGTDDEDDEAPVLIAAPDTDTPMRALVINLRDAAVDGGFERVLEVVPADDSAREPLRERWRHYKAAGLEVSKHDM, from the coding sequence ATGCGCGCCGACTTCTATCTGATCGCCAAGCCCCGTTTCCGCGATGAGCCGCTCCGGCTGGTCTGCGAACTGGTGCGCAAGGCCTATGCCGCGCAGCAGTGGACGCTGGTGCTGGCGCGCGACATGGCGCAAGCCGAGATGCTCGACGACATGCTCTGGGACATGGGCGAGGACGACTACATCCCGCACCAGATCGCTGGTACCGACGACGAAGACGACGAGGCGCCGGTGCTGATCGCAGCCCCCGACACCGACACCCCGATGCGCGCGTTGGTGATCAACCTGCGCGATGCCGCGGTCGACGGCGGCTTCGAACGCGTACTCGAAGTCGTCCCCGCCGACGACTCGGCCCGTGAACCTCTGCGCGAGCGCTGGCGCCACTACAAGGCCGCCGGACTCGAGGTCTCCAAGCACGACATGTGA
- a CDS encoding leucyl aminopeptidase, which yields MTLEFSLNRDAPPTLSSDCLVVGVFADGPLSGAAAAIDTASGGRLSALAQRGDLPGKPGRTTLLHDLPGVTAPRVLAVGLGERAKFGAPQYLRAVGDAIRALKDGTIANAALALADLEVAGHDTAWTIRQAVIAADHAAYRYVATLGARNKKREPAKLASIAIVGDDDQALAQGKAIAAGVKFARELGNLPPNVCNPAYLAEQARTFADRFDKASCEVLDEAQMEALGMGSLLAVARGSANRPRLVVLSWKNGGDAKPYVLVGKGITFDTGGVNLKTQGGIEEMKFDMCGAATVMGTFVSAVGLDLPINLHVVVPAVENAIDGNSYRPSDVITSMSGKTIEVGNTDAEGRLILCDALTYAERFEPAALVDVATLTGACMVALGTQATGLMSKHDDLAAELLAAGEHVFDRAWRLPLWDEYQSMLDSNFADVYNIGGRWGGAITAGCFLSRFTEGQRWAHLDIAGSASGSGKMAYATGRPVGLLSQWLLDRTAA from the coding sequence ATGACCCTCGAATTCTCCCTGAACCGCGACGCGCCCCCCACTTTGTCGAGCGACTGCCTGGTCGTTGGCGTCTTCGCCGACGGTCCGCTGTCGGGCGCGGCGGCCGCCATCGACACCGCCAGCGGCGGTCGCCTGTCGGCGCTCGCCCAGCGCGGCGACCTGCCCGGCAAGCCCGGGCGCACCACGCTGCTGCACGACCTGCCCGGCGTGACCGCACCACGCGTGCTGGCCGTCGGCCTGGGCGAGCGCGCCAAGTTCGGTGCGCCCCAGTACCTGCGCGCCGTCGGCGATGCGATCCGCGCCCTCAAGGACGGCACCATCGCCAACGCGGCGCTGGCACTGGCCGACCTCGAGGTCGCCGGCCACGACACCGCGTGGACGATCCGCCAGGCGGTGATCGCCGCCGATCACGCTGCCTATCGCTATGTCGCCACGCTGGGCGCGCGCAACAAGAAGCGCGAGCCGGCGAAGCTGGCTTCGATCGCCATCGTCGGCGACGACGACCAGGCACTGGCGCAGGGCAAGGCGATCGCGGCAGGTGTGAAGTTCGCGCGCGAACTGGGCAACCTGCCGCCGAACGTCTGCAATCCGGCCTATCTGGCCGAACAGGCGCGCACGTTCGCCGACCGTTTCGACAAGGCCTCATGCGAAGTGCTCGACGAAGCGCAGATGGAAGCGCTGGGCATGGGCTCGCTGCTGGCCGTCGCCCGCGGCTCGGCCAACCGCCCCCGCCTGGTCGTGCTGAGCTGGAAGAACGGTGGCGACGCCAAGCCCTACGTCCTGGTCGGCAAGGGCATCACCTTCGACACCGGCGGCGTCAACCTCAAGACGCAGGGCGGCATCGAGGAGATGAAGTTCGACATGTGCGGCGCGGCGACGGTCATGGGCACGTTCGTGTCCGCGGTCGGCCTGGACCTGCCGATCAATCTGCACGTCGTGGTGCCGGCGGTCGAGAACGCGATCGACGGCAACAGCTATCGCCCGTCCGACGTCATCACCAGCATGTCGGGCAAGACGATCGAGGTCGGTAACACCGACGCCGAGGGCCGGCTGATCCTGTGCGACGCGCTGACCTACGCCGAGCGTTTCGAGCCGGCCGCCCTGGTCGACGTCGCCACGCTGACCGGCGCCTGCATGGTCGCACTCGGCACACAGGCCACCGGCCTGATGAGCAAGCACGACGACCTGGCCGCCGAACTGCTGGCCGCCGGCGAGCACGTCTTCGACCGCGCCTGGCGCCTGCCGCTGTGGGACGAGTACCAGTCGATGCTCGATTCCAACTTCGCCGACGTCTACAACATCGGCGGCCGCTGGGGCGGCGCGATCACGGCCGGCTGCTTCCTCTCGCGCTTCACCGAAGGACAGCGCTGGGCCCATCTGGACATCGCCGGCAGCGCCAGCGGCAGCGGCAAGATGGCCTACGCCACCGGCCGTCCCGTCGGCCTGCTGTCGCAGTGGCTGCTCGACCGCACCGCCGCCTGA
- a CDS encoding LPS export ABC transporter permease LptF codes for MPKLDRYLFREFAQATFAALVVLMIVSLGGVFADVLGDIARGRVPAGLMLAQLGLQVVNYLPLILPLGLMLGLMLAFGRLYRDSEMPVLTSVGVGPVRLLRPLALVVVPMTLFIGACSLWLGPWARGYSQQMIEAGQRSLLVSGLEAGRFVEFPGGNGVVYVNAMSDDGSRLGRVFVYRQDDGRMDVTTALSGELSVEAAGRFLRLDEGFRVEGPLDAGLDYRLMRYASNEIRLPAADLGADADDPALQPTLALLGDDRREARAQLHFRLAPPLLALAFALLAVPLARSPPRQARYGRMMMGFLAYVMGMNLMMLGADWVGEGRIPVALGLWWLVLPLLGFGAWLYFRDGRVVAPKWRRAR; via the coding sequence ATGCCGAAGCTCGACCGCTACCTGTTCCGCGAATTTGCCCAGGCGACCTTCGCGGCGCTGGTGGTGCTGATGATCGTCAGCCTCGGTGGGGTGTTCGCCGATGTGCTCGGCGACATCGCGCGCGGCCGGGTGCCGGCCGGCCTGATGCTGGCCCAACTGGGCTTGCAGGTCGTCAACTATCTGCCGTTGATCCTGCCGCTGGGCCTGATGCTGGGCCTGATGCTGGCGTTCGGACGCCTGTACCGCGATTCGGAAATGCCGGTGCTGACCTCGGTCGGCGTCGGCCCGGTGCGGCTGTTGCGGCCGCTGGCACTGGTCGTGGTGCCGATGACGCTGTTCATCGGCGCCTGCTCGCTGTGGCTCGGCCCGTGGGCTCGTGGCTACTCGCAGCAGATGATCGAAGCCGGCCAACGCAGCCTGCTGGTCTCGGGGCTGGAGGCCGGCCGGTTCGTCGAGTTCCCCGGCGGCAACGGCGTGGTGTACGTCAATGCGATGTCCGACGACGGCAGCCGCCTGGGTCGGGTCTTCGTCTATCGCCAGGACGACGGGCGCATGGACGTGACCACCGCGCTGAGCGGCGAATTGAGTGTCGAGGCGGCGGGGCGCTTTCTGCGGCTCGATGAGGGCTTCCGCGTCGAAGGCCCGCTCGATGCCGGGCTCGATTACCGGCTGATGCGCTATGCCAGCAACGAGATCCGGTTGCCGGCCGCCGATCTGGGCGCCGATGCCGACGATCCGGCGCTGCAGCCGACGCTGGCGCTGCTTGGCGACGACCGCCGCGAGGCCCGCGCGCAGCTGCATTTCCGGCTGGCGCCGCCGCTGTTGGCATTGGCCTTCGCGCTGCTCGCGGTGCCGCTGGCCCGAAGTCCGCCGCGCCAGGCCCGCTACGGTCGGATGATGATGGGCTTTTTGGCCTACGTCATGGGCATGAACCTGATGATGCTGGGTGCCGACTGGGTCGGCGAGGGCCGGATTCCGGTCGCCCTGGGTTTGTGGTGGCTGGTGCTGCCGTTGCTGGGCTTCGGCGCCTGGCTGTATTTCCGCGATGGCCGTGTGGTCGCGCCGAAGTGGAGGCGTGCGCGATGA
- a CDS encoding LPS export ABC transporter permease LptG encodes MRPWVRIHDLYVARMVTIAVFATWVVLVGLDALMAGVNEIGAVGQGNYTYMSAVAYILQTLPRRAYVMFPTAAVIGSLMGLGQLAATSELIAMRALGLSRTRLAISVALPLLVLTALMVVNGETLGPMAQRSADSMKSAQRSNNMVVGRYSGLWAREGDTFLNAQNGSEVAEAGGSRIQLQDVRLFEFASDGRLESVAHAKTAEHGADGWLLRDVQRTWFEPRAVTRTEALEEHWASQLDASTLAASASSIWRPRYMPASELRAGIEYRKRNQLDAGEFEEHYWGRWFYPLNVLALCLAAIPFAFGSLRSGNAGKRLFIGVVFALGFWLMQMQVVKFAAVYRIDFRLAYLLPPSVMLLVSWLLFRRRSA; translated from the coding sequence ATGAGGCCGTGGGTGCGGATCCATGATCTTTACGTCGCCCGCATGGTCACCATCGCGGTGTTCGCGACCTGGGTGGTGCTGGTCGGGCTGGACGCGTTGATGGCCGGCGTCAACGAGATCGGCGCGGTCGGGCAGGGCAACTACACCTATATGTCGGCGGTGGCCTACATCCTGCAGACGCTGCCGCGCCGCGCCTATGTGATGTTCCCGACCGCGGCGGTGATCGGGTCGCTGATGGGCCTGGGGCAACTGGCCGCGACTTCGGAACTGATCGCGATGCGTGCGCTGGGCCTGTCGCGCACACGTCTGGCCATCTCGGTCGCTCTGCCGCTGCTGGTGCTGACGGCCCTAATGGTGGTCAACGGCGAGACCCTGGGGCCGATGGCCCAGCGCAGCGCCGACAGCATGAAATCGGCCCAGCGCTCGAACAACATGGTGGTTGGCCGGTATTCGGGCCTGTGGGCGCGCGAGGGCGACACCTTCCTCAATGCGCAGAACGGCAGCGAAGTCGCCGAGGCGGGCGGCAGCCGGATCCAGTTGCAGGACGTGCGCCTGTTCGAGTTCGCGAGCGACGGCCGCCTGGAGTCTGTCGCCCACGCCAAGACCGCCGAGCACGGCGCCGACGGCTGGCTGCTGCGCGACGTGCAGCGCACCTGGTTCGAGCCGCGCGCAGTGACCCGGACCGAGGCGCTCGAAGAGCACTGGGCCTCGCAGCTCGACGCGTCCACGCTGGCGGCCAGCGCCAGCAGCATCTGGCGGCCGCGCTACATGCCGGCCAGCGAACTGCGCGCGGGCATCGAGTATCGCAAGCGCAACCAACTCGACGCCGGCGAGTTCGAGGAGCATTACTGGGGGCGCTGGTTCTACCCGCTCAATGTGCTCGCGCTGTGCCTGGCTGCGATTCCGTTCGCGTTCGGCTCGCTGCGCAGCGGCAATGCCGGTAAGCGCCTCTTTATCGGCGTGGTGTTCGCGCTCGGCTTCTGGCTCATGCAGATGCAGGTGGTGAAGTTCGCCGCGGTCTAC